From one Mycolicibacterium sp. HK-90 genomic stretch:
- a CDS encoding thiolase family protein — protein sequence MTTLEMIAKVSRQAVFDAGLQPAQIDGLICGPQVGETPQHVPATVAEYLGLQPRFADVVDLGGASGAGMIWRAAAAINAGMCDTVLCVLGNTRDPQRVPRSPNRNPIREFDVPYGASGANQAYAMIAQQHMARFGTTAEQLAHVAVKERQNAQLNPDAVFYGKPITVDDVLESPMVMAPLHLFEVVMPCGGGAAVVVTSADRAAAQRHPPVFLMGAGEKVTHRALSQAPSVTTSPLAPAIAHAYTAAGVGPGDIDFLSIYDCYSIVVAITVEDAGFCGKGEGGQWVAEHDFSIHSPLPVNPQGGQLACGQADLAGGMSHLIEAVRQLRHDAGDRQIDNTGIALVTGNGATMSEEVALILGGAHV from the coding sequence GTGACCACTCTGGAGATGATCGCAAAGGTGTCGCGCCAGGCGGTGTTCGACGCAGGTCTGCAGCCCGCGCAGATCGACGGTCTCATCTGCGGGCCGCAGGTGGGTGAGACACCCCAGCACGTGCCGGCTACCGTCGCTGAATACCTCGGCCTGCAGCCGCGCTTCGCCGACGTCGTTGATCTCGGCGGCGCGTCCGGGGCCGGGATGATCTGGCGCGCCGCGGCGGCGATCAATGCCGGAATGTGCGACACCGTGCTGTGTGTACTCGGCAACACACGTGATCCGCAGCGAGTTCCTCGCTCCCCCAACCGGAACCCGATCAGAGAATTCGATGTTCCCTACGGCGCGAGCGGCGCAAACCAGGCCTACGCCATGATCGCCCAACAACACATGGCCCGGTTCGGCACCACTGCTGAGCAATTGGCACATGTCGCGGTAAAGGAACGACAGAACGCGCAGCTCAACCCGGATGCCGTGTTTTACGGCAAACCGATCACTGTGGACGATGTTCTGGAGTCCCCCATGGTGATGGCGCCGCTGCATCTGTTCGAAGTGGTCATGCCCTGCGGTGGCGGCGCCGCGGTCGTCGTGACCTCCGCCGACCGAGCTGCGGCGCAACGCCATCCGCCGGTATTCCTCATGGGTGCCGGTGAAAAAGTCACCCACCGCGCATTGAGCCAGGCCCCCAGCGTGACCACGTCGCCGCTAGCGCCCGCCATCGCACATGCCTACACCGCAGCAGGGGTGGGGCCGGGCGACATCGACTTTCTGTCGATTTACGACTGCTACTCCATCGTGGTGGCGATCACCGTAGAAGATGCCGGATTCTGCGGAAAAGGCGAAGGTGGCCAGTGGGTCGCCGAACACGACTTTTCCATCCACAGTCCCCTGCCGGTGAACCCGCAGGGCGGCCAATTGGCCTGCGGGCAGGCTGATCTCGCCGGCGGAATGAGCCACCTCATCGAAGCGGTCCGCCAACTGCGGCACGACGCCGGTGACCGTCAAATCGACAACACCGGCATCGCCCTGGTCACCGGGAACGGCGCAACCATGAGCGAAGAAGTGGCGCTCATCCTGGGAGGAGCCCACGTATGA
- a CDS encoding Zn-ribbon domain-containing OB-fold protein — MTDTLPTKALAKPGPTTTPLTETYWHHAEQGLLYLQQCGQCGRHQHYPGPMCRSCWSEEMTWVAAAGTGSIWTFTIAAIPGHPAWRSETPYVLALVELDEGPRLMTNIVGCPPDQVHVGQRVQLCSGPAEPRNPPLQFQPQHHL; from the coding sequence ATGACCGACACCCTGCCCACGAAAGCGCTTGCGAAACCGGGCCCCACCACTACACCTCTCACCGAGACATACTGGCACCACGCCGAGCAGGGCCTGCTGTACCTGCAGCAGTGCGGACAGTGCGGCCGACACCAGCACTATCCGGGCCCGATGTGCCGGTCATGCTGGTCAGAAGAGATGACCTGGGTGGCAGCGGCTGGCACCGGATCCATATGGACATTCACCATCGCCGCCATCCCAGGTCACCCGGCATGGCGCAGTGAAACGCCCTACGTTTTGGCGCTCGTCGAACTCGACGAAGGCCCTCGACTGATGACCAACATCGTCGGCTGCCCGCCCGATCAGGTCCACGTCGGCCAGCGGGTCCAATTGTGCTCCGGCCCTGCCGAACCGCGAAATCCTCCCCTTCAATTCCAGCCCCAACACCATCTCTGA
- a CDS encoding MFS transporter has product MTVNVDISHSSELTRRRARLGSFVGTTIEWYDFYLYGTAAALVFPELFFPSYSALTGTLLALLTYSAGFIARPLGGIIMGHYGDRIGRKAMLVTSLMVMGVATTLIGVLPTYAVAGVWAPILLLMMRIVQGFGVGGEWGGAVLVAVEHAPPTRRGLFGAWPQAGVPAGLLLANGIFMTLTLALSEEAFMAWGWRVGFLGSAVLIAVGLLIRLRMEETPDFEKAKQDGNIAKFPIVTVFKTQWKQVLLAVGIKVSQNAIFYVITVFALTYVTTVLDLPRSVALIGVLAASAVSLFTLLISGWLSDEYGRRRVYLVGAVLSGLFAFPFFYLMDTKASLLICAAIVIGLVFHDLMYGPQAAFMSELFEPELRYTGASVGYQLASLLAGGLSPVLAVMLLGLANNRPWPVALYMIGLSVITIVATYFSPETHRGNRTVGAPGTADPVPADDPTPQDMKAAPKPVTALTRHP; this is encoded by the coding sequence ATGACTGTCAACGTCGACATCTCACACAGCAGCGAGCTGACCCGGCGACGCGCTCGTCTCGGGAGCTTCGTCGGGACCACCATCGAGTGGTACGACTTCTACCTTTACGGCACGGCTGCGGCGCTGGTGTTTCCTGAATTGTTCTTCCCGTCGTACTCCGCGCTCACCGGTACCTTGCTGGCGCTACTCACCTACTCGGCCGGCTTCATCGCCCGGCCGCTCGGCGGCATCATCATGGGCCACTACGGCGACCGCATCGGCCGCAAGGCCATGCTGGTCACCTCACTGATGGTGATGGGCGTCGCGACCACTTTGATCGGTGTGCTGCCGACTTACGCCGTCGCCGGCGTGTGGGCCCCGATTCTGCTCCTGATGATGCGCATCGTCCAAGGCTTCGGTGTCGGCGGTGAGTGGGGCGGTGCGGTGCTGGTCGCCGTCGAACACGCGCCACCCACGCGCCGCGGACTTTTCGGCGCCTGGCCACAGGCAGGGGTTCCCGCCGGTCTGTTGCTAGCCAACGGCATCTTCATGACCCTGACACTCGCGTTGTCCGAGGAAGCGTTCATGGCCTGGGGCTGGCGCGTCGGCTTCCTGGGTTCCGCGGTGCTGATCGCAGTCGGCCTGCTGATTCGCCTGCGCATGGAGGAAACCCCGGATTTCGAGAAAGCCAAGCAAGACGGCAACATCGCGAAGTTCCCCATCGTCACGGTGTTCAAGACGCAATGGAAGCAGGTTCTGCTGGCCGTCGGCATCAAGGTCTCGCAGAACGCTATCTTCTACGTCATCACCGTTTTCGCCCTCACCTATGTGACGACGGTGCTCGACCTTCCCCGTTCGGTCGCTCTCATCGGAGTTCTGGCGGCGTCAGCGGTAAGCCTGTTCACCTTGCTGATCTCGGGCTGGTTGTCCGACGAATACGGCAGGCGGCGGGTCTATCTGGTCGGCGCCGTGCTGTCCGGCCTGTTCGCATTCCCGTTCTTCTACCTGATGGACACGAAAGCCTCGCTGCTGATCTGCGCGGCGATCGTCATAGGGCTGGTGTTCCACGACCTCATGTACGGGCCGCAGGCGGCGTTCATGTCCGAGCTGTTCGAGCCTGAATTACGTTACACCGGAGCATCAGTGGGTTATCAGCTGGCCTCGCTGCTGGCAGGCGGGTTGTCCCCGGTGCTGGCGGTGATGTTGCTGGGCCTGGCCAACAACCGTCCGTGGCCGGTGGCGCTGTACATGATCGGTCTGAGCGTGATCACCATCGTGGCCACGTACTTCTCACCCGAGACGCACCGAGGCAACCGTACCGTCGGCGCGCCTGGAACAGCCGACCCGGTCCCTGCTGACGATCCCACACCGCAGGACATGAAGGCGGCGCCGAAGCCCGTCACAGCCCTGACACGCCACCCTTGA
- a CDS encoding nitrate/nitrite transporter translates to MHLGHAIAQRALIALVQVLSLSVWFSVTAVAPTLTQQWGISSTAAVWLTASVQIGFVLGAVGSTALNLADRIAPQVLLAVSAGGSATCTAAVAVLADGLVVAVSLRALTGFFLAGVYPVGMKLMASWSAPDNRGVAFGVLIGALTLGSALPHLIGGLGPLPWRTVLLTAAALSVLAALLATFLIRTGPHLVRRRAAPNPRYAIRMFTERGPRLANLGYFGHMWELYALWTWLATFVMLGRQERGEVASVSTGMVAFLSIGAAGVVGCLVGGWASDRFGRSPAAVAALAVSGACCLASPLFFTAPFPVLIVFLLVWGAAVIADSGVFSTSLSETADSRYVGTALTAQTALGFLLTVVTIQLVPIVAQLVGWQFAFLLLAPGPAVGAIAMYALRARTTTKEDPHVQPHSYRSPGRAVCGNVPHGR, encoded by the coding sequence ATGCATCTAGGACACGCGATTGCCCAACGCGCCCTGATCGCGTTGGTGCAGGTGCTGAGTCTGTCGGTCTGGTTCTCGGTCACCGCCGTGGCTCCCACTCTCACCCAGCAGTGGGGCATCAGCTCGACGGCTGCGGTGTGGCTGACCGCCTCCGTGCAGATCGGATTCGTCTTGGGCGCAGTCGGTTCCACGGCCCTCAACCTCGCGGACCGGATCGCCCCGCAGGTGCTGCTGGCGGTCAGCGCCGGTGGGTCGGCGACGTGCACCGCCGCAGTCGCGGTGTTGGCCGACGGCCTGGTGGTCGCGGTGTCGCTGCGGGCCCTGACCGGTTTCTTCCTGGCCGGTGTCTATCCGGTGGGCATGAAGCTGATGGCATCGTGGTCGGCACCGGACAACCGCGGCGTCGCCTTCGGAGTCCTGATCGGTGCGCTCACACTGGGTTCGGCACTACCCCATCTGATCGGCGGCCTCGGGCCGTTGCCGTGGCGGACCGTGCTGCTCACCGCTGCCGCATTGTCGGTTCTGGCCGCCCTGCTGGCGACGTTCCTGATCCGGACCGGCCCCCACCTCGTCCGTCGCCGCGCTGCCCCGAACCCCCGGTACGCGATCCGGATGTTCACCGAACGCGGCCCCCGCCTGGCCAACCTCGGCTACTTCGGGCACATGTGGGAGCTCTACGCGCTGTGGACTTGGTTGGCGACGTTCGTGATGCTGGGTCGACAAGAACGTGGCGAAGTTGCCTCCGTCTCAACGGGAATGGTGGCGTTCCTGTCGATCGGTGCGGCCGGCGTCGTCGGTTGCCTGGTCGGCGGATGGGCCTCGGACCGGTTCGGACGCTCGCCTGCCGCGGTTGCCGCGCTCGCAGTCAGCGGTGCCTGCTGTTTGGCATCACCACTGTTTTTCACCGCCCCCTTCCCCGTGCTGATCGTCTTCCTGCTGGTGTGGGGTGCCGCCGTCATCGCCGACTCCGGTGTCTTCTCGACCTCGCTCAGCGAAACCGCCGACAGCCGCTACGTCGGCACGGCGCTGACCGCGCAGACCGCCCTCGGGTTCCTGCTCACCGTCGTCACCATTCAACTCGTCCCCATCGTCGCTCAACTTGTCGGCTGGCAGTTCGCATTTCTGCTGCTGGCCCCAGGTCCCGCGGTCGGAGCGATCGCAATGTATGCGCTTCGTGCGCGCACCACTACAAAGGAGGATCCCCATGTCCAACCCCACTCGTACCGTTCCCCAGGTCGGGCAGTCTGCGGAAATGTCCCGCACGGTCGGTGA
- a CDS encoding MaoC family dehydratase has product MSRTVGDNDIALFTDISGDRNPLHYDEQAARASRFGEIVVQGGVTSAILNAVVAEELPGPGTVFLNVNWAFKAPVRPGDVITGRVEVTAARSDKPITELKTTVTRGDGTVVLDGTAVCYTMDLGGPA; this is encoded by the coding sequence ATGTCCCGCACGGTCGGTGACAACGACATCGCGCTGTTCACCGACATCAGTGGTGACCGCAACCCGCTGCATTACGACGAGCAGGCCGCTCGTGCGTCCCGGTTCGGTGAGATCGTCGTGCAGGGCGGAGTTACCAGTGCCATCCTGAATGCCGTTGTCGCTGAAGAACTCCCTGGGCCCGGCACCGTGTTCCTCAACGTCAACTGGGCGTTCAAGGCGCCCGTGCGGCCCGGTGACGTCATCACGGGCCGCGTCGAGGTGACCGCTGCCCGCAGTGATAAGCCAATCACCGAACTCAAGACCACCGTCACCCGTGGCGATGGCACTGTGGTGCTCGACGGCACCGCGGTCTGCTACACGATGGACCTGGGTGGGCCCGCATGA
- a CDS encoding acetyl-CoA C-acyltransferase — translation MTSNNDAVLVGAVRTHVAKFGGAFADLSAVDLGAAAIGAALERVGGQLVPEQIFMGNVVQAGNGQNPARLAAIRAGLPTTIPGVTFNDVCLASMTATGVAASLIRAGELGSALVGGFESMTGAPHAIAMRTAKRVGHVPAVDLLVNDGLWCSISDSGMGQISDRANADLDISRADQDQFASESHRRAAQATEAGRFKHEATALTEVLDADEGIRAGTGTDALARLRPAFTDDGTITAGNASQMSDAAAAGLVVGRGHAARLGLTPMVAIAGRAVVAGPDVSLHLKPAAAARVLLDRHGLSVADIGLWEINEAFAGVVLASARDLHVDLERVNVNGGAIALGHPLGASGFRMLLSLACEMRLRDVEFGVAAICGGGGQGQAMLLRAV, via the coding sequence ATGACCTCGAACAACGACGCGGTCCTCGTTGGCGCCGTCCGCACCCACGTCGCGAAATTCGGTGGTGCGTTCGCTGATCTGAGCGCCGTCGATCTCGGTGCCGCCGCCATCGGCGCCGCGCTGGAGCGGGTCGGCGGGCAGCTGGTTCCCGAGCAGATCTTCATGGGCAATGTCGTGCAGGCCGGTAACGGCCAGAACCCGGCGCGGTTGGCCGCGATCCGCGCGGGTTTGCCCACGACGATCCCCGGCGTGACCTTCAACGATGTCTGTTTGGCGTCGATGACCGCCACCGGCGTGGCCGCATCGTTGATCCGTGCCGGCGAGCTCGGTTCAGCGCTGGTGGGTGGGTTCGAGTCAATGACCGGCGCTCCGCACGCCATTGCGATGCGTACGGCCAAGCGTGTCGGCCATGTGCCGGCAGTGGACCTTCTGGTCAACGACGGCCTGTGGTGCTCGATCAGCGATTCGGGCATGGGCCAGATCTCCGACCGTGCCAACGCTGACCTGGACATCAGCCGTGCCGATCAGGACCAGTTCGCCAGTGAGAGCCACCGGCGCGCGGCTCAGGCGACAGAAGCGGGGCGTTTCAAACACGAGGCGACCGCACTGACGGAAGTCCTCGATGCTGACGAAGGTATCCGGGCAGGCACCGGGACCGACGCGCTCGCGCGGCTACGGCCGGCGTTCACCGACGACGGCACCATCACCGCCGGGAACGCCTCGCAGATGTCGGATGCCGCGGCCGCCGGCTTGGTCGTCGGTCGCGGCCACGCCGCTCGACTGGGGTTGACGCCAATGGTGGCGATCGCCGGGCGAGCGGTGGTGGCAGGACCGGACGTTTCGCTGCACCTCAAACCTGCCGCGGCCGCGCGCGTGCTGCTCGACCGGCACGGGTTGAGCGTCGCCGACATCGGCCTTTGGGAAATCAACGAAGCGTTCGCCGGCGTCGTGCTCGCCTCCGCTCGCGATCTGCACGTCGATCTCGAGCGGGTCAACGTCAACGGCGGGGCGATCGCACTGGGGCACCCGCTGGGCGCCTCCGGATTCCGGATGCTGCTCAGCCTCGCCTGCGAGATGAGGTTGCGTGACGTCGAATTCGGTGTCGCCGCCATCTGCGGAGGCGGCGGTCAGGGCCAGGCGATGCTCCTGCGGGCGGTGTGA
- a CDS encoding CdaR family transcriptional regulator, whose amino-acid sequence MSIAPLVDYLRGQSSQIGDLLAQRYREEIVEYRSLPEGFIDQDVAPTAANNLETMLQALTDDSADPDNNRFDVFRDSAVRRFHQGVPMQALLHAYRLWGHTVWEQVLKAPRATPEARLAAAGKIMQHVDVVSTVVAQAYLEESSGVIQDREILRRDLLEALIAGTAAQRIERLSGKFGLVADAKHAVVIMRHRRLGYAEPSSLRESLRTVRAHLHPDAGQSVLTGVRDEEIVAIYPVQARDHLDTLRQQANAMARESPDYHVGVSRSHLGLASIPTAYLEAQNAVQTAAAGNESRAYIYSDALLDRIVRECTLRNTLIEDTLTPLQQYDTEHDSNLVATLRAYIASAFNLTRASASLVVQPNTVRYRLHRIAELTGHDPFSAEDVILLSLGLRATDQDAGGETISGGATWYLDGPRK is encoded by the coding sequence GTGTCGATCGCACCGTTGGTCGACTATCTGCGTGGTCAGTCGTCACAGATCGGCGATCTCCTCGCGCAACGCTACCGCGAGGAGATCGTCGAATACCGTTCGCTGCCAGAGGGGTTCATCGATCAGGACGTCGCGCCTACAGCGGCGAACAACCTCGAGACCATGTTGCAGGCACTCACCGACGACAGTGCCGACCCAGATAACAACCGATTCGACGTGTTCCGCGACAGCGCGGTCCGCAGGTTCCACCAAGGCGTGCCGATGCAGGCACTTCTGCACGCCTACCGGTTGTGGGGACACACAGTGTGGGAACAGGTGCTCAAAGCGCCCCGCGCAACCCCGGAGGCACGCCTCGCTGCCGCCGGCAAAATTATGCAACACGTCGATGTCGTCTCCACCGTCGTCGCTCAGGCCTATCTCGAAGAATCCTCTGGGGTCATCCAGGACCGCGAGATCCTCCGCCGCGATCTACTCGAAGCGTTGATCGCCGGCACCGCTGCCCAGCGGATCGAGCGGCTCTCCGGCAAATTCGGCCTCGTGGCCGACGCCAAACACGCAGTGGTGATCATGCGGCACCGGCGGTTGGGCTACGCCGAACCGTCCTCGCTGCGGGAGAGCCTCCGCACCGTACGCGCACATTTACACCCGGACGCCGGCCAATCCGTCCTCACCGGTGTCCGCGATGAGGAGATCGTGGCTATTTACCCGGTCCAGGCACGGGACCACCTGGATACCCTGCGTCAGCAGGCCAATGCAATGGCCCGCGAGTCTCCCGACTACCATGTCGGCGTCAGCCGCAGCCACCTAGGATTGGCCAGCATCCCGACGGCTTACCTGGAAGCCCAGAACGCCGTGCAGACCGCGGCAGCCGGCAACGAGTCGCGGGCCTACATCTATTCCGACGCGCTCTTGGACCGCATTGTGCGAGAGTGCACCCTGCGCAACACCCTCATCGAGGACACCCTGACACCCCTGCAGCAGTACGACACCGAACATGACAGCAATCTGGTCGCCACGCTGCGGGCGTACATCGCCTCGGCGTTCAACCTCACCCGTGCATCTGCTTCGCTTGTCGTACAACCGAACACAGTGCGTTACCGCCTTCACCGCATCGCTGAGCTGACGGGACACGACCCCTTCAGCGCAGAAGACGTCATTCTGCTCTCTTTGGGCCTTCGTGCCACTGATCAGGACGCGGGTGGCGAGACAATATCGGGCGGGGCCACGTGGTACCTCGATGGTCCTCGAAAGTAG
- a CDS encoding SDR family NAD(P)-dependent oxidoreductase, with the protein MGILDGKVALITGAGQGVGRGIAMAMAREGAGIAVVDRNGETAAETVTLIEDLGGGTALYRICDVRNSDEVNSCVASVVEALGTVDILVNNAVDATVGIALQDIDDEQFLISFASGPFASFWFMRACFPYLQDGGRVINLRSGTENQSLPGYGPYVAAKAAVGGLTRAAAREWGREGITVNALVPFALTPSAEADLAAQPGRLEAVYRQLSIPRSADVEADVGRAAVFLAGPDASFITGCTVSVDGGGSFFA; encoded by the coding sequence GTGGGCATTCTCGACGGCAAGGTTGCGCTCATCACGGGTGCTGGGCAGGGAGTAGGCCGGGGCATCGCGATGGCGATGGCGAGAGAGGGTGCTGGGATCGCCGTGGTTGACCGCAATGGCGAAACGGCTGCAGAGACAGTAACTCTCATCGAAGACTTGGGTGGTGGCACAGCGCTATACCGCATCTGCGACGTACGGAACTCCGATGAGGTGAACTCCTGCGTCGCCTCCGTCGTCGAGGCGCTCGGCACTGTCGATATTCTGGTGAACAACGCGGTTGACGCCACGGTCGGTATTGCGCTGCAAGACATCGACGACGAACAGTTCCTGATCTCCTTCGCCAGTGGGCCATTCGCTTCGTTCTGGTTTATGCGGGCGTGCTTCCCGTATCTGCAGGACGGCGGACGCGTCATCAACCTGCGGTCGGGTACCGAGAATCAATCCCTGCCGGGCTACGGTCCCTATGTTGCGGCAAAGGCTGCGGTCGGTGGGCTGACTCGTGCGGCAGCTCGCGAATGGGGGCGCGAGGGCATCACGGTCAATGCACTCGTTCCTTTCGCGCTCACCCCGAGCGCCGAGGCAGATCTGGCAGCGCAGCCCGGACGACTCGAAGCTGTTTATCGGCAGCTGTCAATTCCGAGGTCGGCCGACGTCGAGGCCGACGTAGGGCGCGCCGCAGTCTTTCTGGCCGGGCCTGATGCTTCGTTCATCACCGGCTGCACCGTCTCAGTCGACGGCGGGGGCTCGTTCTTCGCGTAG
- a CDS encoding nuclear transport factor 2 family protein codes for MAEFNDRELEALESYRRYVAQRERCVAGEAPWSTIGEWFTEGAVFIDPAWGRVEGRDEITRFFDRSMVGFEGWSFPEEWTMVDGDRLVTFWWNCLPGTRADGTPHRAPALSVLHYAGEGVFDYELDLMNLAEVGELLVRTGWVPSADMSTPGPEPDRNVAPPRLPSP; via the coding sequence ATGGCAGAGTTCAATGACCGGGAGCTGGAGGCGCTGGAGTCTTATCGGCGCTACGTCGCCCAGCGCGAGCGATGCGTCGCCGGCGAGGCACCTTGGTCAACGATTGGCGAGTGGTTCACCGAAGGCGCGGTTTTCATCGACCCGGCCTGGGGAAGGGTTGAAGGCCGCGACGAAATCACTCGGTTCTTCGACCGCTCCATGGTCGGATTCGAGGGATGGAGTTTTCCAGAGGAATGGACGATGGTCGATGGTGACCGGCTCGTCACCTTCTGGTGGAATTGTCTGCCTGGGACCCGCGCCGATGGGACGCCGCATCGGGCGCCGGCGCTCTCGGTGCTCCACTATGCGGGTGAAGGTGTGTTCGACTACGAACTTGATTTGATGAACCTCGCCGAAGTGGGCGAGCTGCTGGTCAGAACTGGTTGGGTGCCCAGCGCCGATATGTCGACCCCGGGGCCAGAACCGGACCGAAACGTAGCCCCACCACGTCTCCCGTCGCCGTGA
- a CDS encoding GMC family oxidoreductase, with product MTKQRASEADYVVVGSGSSGSAVAGRLAKAGHSVILLEAGKSDEKFLVKKAGMVGPMHAVPQLKKTVDWGFYSTPQKHLLDRKMPVPRGKVVGGSSSINGMVYVRGNRANFDSWAAEGNEGWDADSVNAAYKRMEDYEGGEDAYRGAGGPIRVTRNKFPQEGTYQFLEATSDTLGVPINEDYNGASQEGISRMQQNAADGLRYSASRGYVHHLAPATLDLQGQVMVNKVNIENGRATGVEVTDKDGSTRTIRAGREVILSAGFVGSAQLLMLSGVGHAQHLRDHGIQVVSDLPVGDNLHDHLFHALTFHTTSTKMKGSASFFARGIAKEVVRPGTTFLANSVFESVGFVKSSQAHGDIPDLQLHMLPWAYASPNQDEPIMHDVDPRTAMTILATLIYPKSRGTLRLASTDPTASPLIDYNYLADSADLDLLFEGTEITREIMAHKAFGGAVREEIHPGIDQKGGELRTAILNRANSVYHGVGTCRMGVDELSVVTPDLKVRGVEGLRVADASIMPSITGGNTNAPAIMIGEMAASLILGS from the coding sequence ATGACAAAGCAGCGGGCCAGCGAGGCCGACTACGTCGTCGTTGGATCGGGAAGCTCCGGAAGTGCGGTCGCCGGTCGGCTCGCCAAGGCCGGTCACTCGGTCATCCTGCTCGAAGCTGGCAAGAGCGACGAGAAGTTCTTGGTCAAGAAAGCCGGCATGGTCGGCCCGATGCACGCGGTTCCGCAGCTCAAGAAGACCGTCGACTGGGGCTTCTACTCCACTCCGCAGAAGCACCTCCTCGACCGCAAGATGCCGGTCCCACGCGGCAAGGTGGTCGGCGGTTCGAGCTCGATCAACGGCATGGTCTACGTGCGCGGCAACCGCGCCAACTTCGATTCCTGGGCGGCTGAGGGCAACGAAGGCTGGGACGCCGATTCGGTCAACGCGGCGTACAAGCGCATGGAGGACTACGAAGGCGGCGAGGACGCATACCGCGGGGCAGGCGGTCCAATCAGGGTCACCCGCAACAAGTTTCCGCAGGAGGGCACGTACCAATTCCTCGAGGCCACCTCCGACACACTGGGTGTGCCGATCAACGAGGACTACAACGGGGCTTCCCAGGAGGGCATCTCCCGGATGCAGCAGAACGCGGCCGACGGCCTGCGCTACAGCGCATCGCGTGGCTACGTGCATCACCTCGCACCGGCCACACTGGACCTGCAGGGCCAGGTGATGGTGAACAAGGTCAACATCGAGAACGGTCGGGCAACCGGCGTCGAGGTGACCGATAAGGACGGTTCCACGCGGACGATCCGTGCGGGCAGGGAGGTCATCCTCTCTGCGGGCTTCGTCGGTTCCGCGCAGTTGCTGATGCTCTCCGGCGTCGGGCACGCCCAGCACCTGCGCGACCACGGCATCCAAGTGGTCTCCGACCTGCCCGTTGGTGACAACCTGCACGACCACCTGTTCCACGCGCTGACGTTCCACACGACCTCGACCAAGATGAAGGGCAGCGCAAGCTTTTTCGCACGCGGCATCGCCAAGGAGGTCGTGCGGCCCGGTACGACTTTCCTGGCGAACTCGGTCTTCGAGTCGGTCGGCTTCGTCAAGTCCTCGCAGGCCCATGGCGACATCCCCGACCTCCAGCTGCACATGCTGCCGTGGGCTTACGCGTCGCCAAACCAGGACGAGCCGATCATGCACGACGTTGACCCGCGGACCGCAATGACGATCCTCGCCACCCTGATCTATCCGAAGAGCCGCGGCACGCTGCGCCTCGCCTCGACCGACCCGACCGCGTCGCCGCTGATCGACTACAACTATCTGGCCGACAGCGCCGACCTCGATCTGCTCTTCGAGGGCACGGAGATCACCCGAGAGATCATGGCACACAAGGCCTTCGGCGGCGCCGTCCGGGAAGAGATCCACCCGGGCATCGACCAGAAGGGTGGCGAGCTTCGGACCGCGATCCTCAACCGGGCGAATTCGGTGTACCACGGAGTCGGCACCTGTCGGATGGGCGTCGACGAACTGTCCGTGGTCACCCCCGACCTGAAGGTGCGTGGTGTCGAGGGGCTCCGAGTCGCGGACGCCTCGATCATGCCGTCGATCACCGGTGGCAACACCAACGCGCCGGCGATCATGATCGGGGAGATGGCCGCAAGCCTCATCCTCGGTAGCTGA